In Thermanaeromonas sp. C210, the following proteins share a genomic window:
- the tmk gene encoding dTMP kinase, whose product MKGIFITFEGPDGSGKTTQMGLLARHLGLRGLRVLCTREPGGTPMAEAIRQLLLSSWPEQVLGITEVFLYAASRAQHVRGKILPALEAGRVVLSDRFVDSSLAYQGFGRGLDPELVRQVNDLATGGLTPHLTLLLDLPPEEGLRRSRGEGRHGDPDRFEQEDLDFHRRVREGYLELARREPGRFKIIDATGPQDEVFRQVWEAVEPLL is encoded by the coding sequence ATGAAGGGCATTTTCATCACCTTTGAAGGGCCGGACGGCTCCGGGAAGACCACCCAGATGGGGCTCCTGGCCAGGCATCTTGGGCTTAGAGGCCTGAGGGTACTGTGTACGAGGGAGCCGGGGGGTACCCCCATGGCCGAAGCCATACGCCAGCTTTTGTTATCGTCGTGGCCGGAGCAAGTGCTGGGAATTACCGAGGTCTTTCTGTACGCCGCCAGCCGGGCCCAGCATGTCCGGGGCAAGATACTGCCGGCCCTGGAGGCCGGACGGGTAGTGCTTTCTGACCGCTTTGTGGATTCCTCCCTGGCTTACCAGGGGTTCGGACGGGGACTGGACCCCGAACTCGTGCGCCAGGTCAACGACCTGGCTACCGGAGGATTAACCCCCCACCTCACCCTCCTTCTGGACCTGCCGCCGGAAGAGGGTTTGCGGCGGAGCAGGGGCGAGGGAAGGCATGGCGACCCGGACCGCTTTGAACAGGAAGACCTGGACTTTCACCGGCGGGTGAGGGAGGGCTACCTGGAACTCGCCCGCCGGGAGCCCGGACGCTTCAAAATTATTGATGCTACGGGCCCTCAGGATGAGGTGTTCCGGCAGGTCTGGGAGGCGGTGGAGCCCCTCCTCTGA
- a CDS encoding PSP1 domain-containing protein: MSTVVGVRFKKAGKIYYFDPNNLELKIGDKVIVETARGLEYGEVVVGPREVPEETVVQPLKPVIRKATPADEAQVDFNRRREKEAFAICQQKIAEHGLPMKLIDVEFTFDVSKIIFYFTAEGRVDFRELVRDLASVFRTRIELRQIGVRDEAKMLGGLGCCGREICCASFLGEFEPVSIRMAKDQCLSLNPAKISGVCGRLMCCLRFENNIYEEAKPLFPEVGDRVRTPAGEGKVTGLNILRGKVAVELPERGVMEFRREEVENLE; the protein is encoded by the coding sequence TTGTCCACGGTTGTGGGAGTACGCTTCAAGAAGGCGGGGAAAATCTATTACTTTGATCCCAACAACTTGGAGCTTAAAATAGGGGACAAGGTTATTGTGGAAACAGCCCGGGGACTGGAATACGGCGAAGTAGTGGTCGGTCCCCGGGAAGTGCCGGAGGAAACGGTGGTCCAACCCTTAAAACCGGTAATCCGGAAGGCCACCCCGGCCGACGAGGCCCAGGTGGACTTCAACCGCCGGCGGGAGAAAGAGGCCTTTGCCATCTGCCAGCAGAAAATCGCCGAGCACGGTCTGCCCATGAAATTAATCGATGTGGAATTTACCTTCGACGTGAGCAAGATCATCTTCTACTTCACAGCCGAAGGGAGGGTGGATTTTCGCGAGCTGGTGCGGGATCTGGCTTCCGTCTTTCGCACCCGCATCGAGTTGCGCCAGATAGGGGTGAGGGACGAGGCCAAAATGCTGGGGGGCCTCGGCTGCTGCGGGAGGGAGATCTGCTGCGCCTCCTTTTTGGGGGAATTCGAGCCGGTTTCCATCCGCATGGCCAAAGACCAGTGTCTCTCCCTAAACCCCGCCAAGATCTCCGGAGTGTGCGGGCGCCTCATGTGCTGCCTGCGCTTCGAAAACAATATTTATGAAGAGGCCAAGCCCCTCTTCCCCGAAGTGGGCGACCGGGTGAGGACGCCCGCAGGGGAGGGCAAAGTAACGGGCCTCAACATCTTGAGGGGCAAGGTGGCCGTGGAACTGCCCGAACGGGGGGTTATGGAATTCCGGCGGGAGGAAGTGGAGAACCTTGAATGA
- a CDS encoding initiation control protein YabA yields MNEEREIRVAEDQGGESLVAALAALELKVMEVQREIRRLRNYARGLEEENQRLRTMMAETVFGGQGQERLRLFYDQGYHVCPAQFGRVRGSQGCLFCLSFLEKRG; encoded by the coding sequence TTGAATGAAGAACGGGAAATCCGGGTGGCGGAAGACCAGGGGGGCGAAAGCCTGGTCGCGGCCCTGGCGGCCTTGGAGCTCAAAGTGATGGAGGTCCAGCGGGAGATAAGGCGGCTCCGGAACTACGCCCGGGGCCTGGAAGAAGAAAACCAGCGCCTGCGGACCATGATGGCCGAAACCGTCTTCGGCGGGCAAGGGCAAGAAAGGCTGCGCCTTTTCTACGACCAGGGATATCACGTTTGCCCGGCCCAGTTCGGCCGGGTGCGGGGGAGCCAGGGCTGCCTTTTTTGTCTCAGCTTTCTGGAAAAGAGGGGTTGA
- the rsmI gene encoding 16S rRNA (cytidine(1402)-2'-O)-methyltransferase, with amino-acid sequence MAGCLFLVGTPLGNLEDVTLRALRILKEVDLIAAEDTRHTRKLLNHYGIATPLTSYHQHNQGPKGEALLRLLREGKKIALVTDAGMPGIADPGEELVRQAAEAGVEIAVVPGPSAVIAALAVSGLSTRRFLFEGFLPRRRGERRERLEELAHEERTLVFFEAPHRLVETLEDMVEVLGRQRKVAVGRELTKKFETVLRSSLEGALEHFQQEPPRGELTLVVEGAPPHRPVFVPREAALLVEALEKAGRPRRQALAEVARFYGRPRREIYQASLADEP; translated from the coding sequence GTGGCGGGCTGTCTTTTCCTGGTGGGAACTCCCCTGGGGAATCTCGAGGACGTCACCCTGAGGGCCCTCAGGATTCTAAAGGAAGTGGACCTGATAGCCGCTGAGGATACCCGCCATACCCGGAAGCTGCTGAACCATTACGGCATCGCCACTCCCCTGACCAGCTATCATCAGCACAACCAAGGGCCCAAGGGCGAGGCCCTTCTGCGCCTCCTCCGGGAGGGTAAGAAAATAGCCCTGGTGACGGATGCCGGTATGCCGGGTATCGCCGATCCCGGGGAAGAACTGGTCCGGCAGGCTGCGGAGGCCGGAGTGGAGATAGCCGTTGTCCCCGGGCCCAGTGCCGTCATTGCGGCCCTGGCCGTATCTGGCCTTTCTACCCGGCGTTTCCTTTTCGAAGGCTTCCTACCACGGAGAAGAGGGGAAAGGAGAGAGAGGCTGGAGGAGCTGGCCCACGAAGAAAGAACCCTGGTCTTCTTCGAGGCGCCCCACCGGTTGGTGGAGACCCTGGAGGATATGGTCGAGGTTCTCGGACGGCAACGCAAAGTGGCCGTGGGGAGGGAACTGACCAAGAAATTTGAAACGGTCCTGCGCAGCAGCCTGGAGGGTGCCCTGGAGCATTTTCAACAAGAGCCGCCCAGGGGCGAGCTAACCCTGGTGGTGGAAGGCGCGCCGCCCCACCGGCCGGTCTTCGTACCCCGGGAAGCGGCCCTCCTGGTGGAGGCTCTGGAAAAAGCAGGGCGACCGCGCAGGCAAGCCCTGGCCGAAGTAGCCAGGTTCTACGGTCGCCCTCGCCGGGAGATTTACCAAGCCTCTCTGGCCGACGAGCCCTAA
- a CDS encoding AbrB/MazE/SpoVT family DNA-binding domain-containing protein encodes MLKSTGVVRKVDELGRIVIPIELRRTLGIEEKDALEIYVDQEKIILKKYEPACVFCGNAENVTNFRGKNVCRDCAMAMSSIAV; translated from the coding sequence TTGTTAAAATCCACCGGCGTTGTCCGCAAAGTGGACGAGCTCGGCCGCATTGTTATTCCCATTGAGTTGCGGCGCACCCTGGGTATTGAAGAAAAGGATGCCCTGGAAATCTATGTGGATCAGGAAAAGATCATCCTGAAGAAGTATGAGCCCGCCTGCGTTTTCTGCGGCAATGCGGAAAATGTGACCAATTTCCGGGGCAAGAACGTGTGCCGCGACTGCGCCATGGCTATGAGTTCTATTGCCGTTTAG